Proteins from one Nakamurella multipartita DSM 44233 genomic window:
- a CDS encoding IS256 family transposase, with protein sequence MTEQSSSVPSSPVDDEVPGPARSTGRQLRELLADDVWLDELIDRAEAGGVRLTGEGGFLPEMIKAVLERGLAAELTGHLGYEAGDPAGRGSPNSRNGHTPKTLSTEVGPVPLSVPRDRKSTFEPRLVPKGQRRLGGLDEQIISLYAGGMTVRDIQAHLARTLGTELSHDTISKITDAVLEEVKAWQSRPLEELYPIMYLDAIVVKVRDGHQVRNKSAYIAVGVDMAGIKHVLGIWVQSTEGAKFWAGVCAELANRGVKDVLIVCCDGLTGLPEAIEATWPRTTVQTCVVHLIRASMRFVSYTDRRAVVAQLKTIYTAPTVDAAETALLTFAETDLARRYPACLRTWQDAWDRFIPFLAFPWPVRKIIYTTNAIESLNYQLRKIIKNRGHFPNDDAVVKLLWLAIRDIEDKRARDRAAEKGKRVGRTAEGRLVEGQVTTGWKPALGALAIQYPDRITPRIS encoded by the coding sequence ATGACCGAGCAGTCCTCATCGGTGCCGTCGTCGCCGGTCGATGATGAGGTGCCGGGTCCGGCCCGGTCGACTGGTCGGCAGCTGCGGGAGTTGCTGGCCGACGACGTGTGGCTCGACGAGTTGATCGACCGCGCCGAGGCCGGCGGGGTCCGGCTGACCGGCGAGGGCGGGTTCCTGCCGGAGATGATCAAGGCTGTGCTCGAACGAGGCCTGGCCGCGGAATTGACCGGGCACCTGGGCTACGAAGCGGGCGACCCGGCTGGTCGGGGCTCGCCGAACAGTCGGAACGGGCACACTCCGAAAACGCTCTCGACCGAGGTCGGTCCGGTTCCGTTGAGCGTGCCGCGGGACCGCAAGTCGACGTTCGAGCCGCGTCTGGTGCCCAAGGGCCAACGCCGCCTGGGCGGGTTGGACGAGCAGATCATCAGCCTCTACGCCGGCGGCATGACCGTCCGCGACATCCAGGCCCATCTGGCCCGGACACTGGGCACCGAGCTGTCCCACGACACGATCAGCAAGATCACCGACGCGGTCCTGGAAGAGGTCAAGGCCTGGCAGTCCCGGCCGTTGGAAGAGCTCTACCCGATCATGTACCTGGACGCGATCGTGGTGAAGGTCCGCGACGGGCACCAGGTTCGGAACAAGAGCGCGTACATCGCCGTCGGCGTCGATATGGCCGGGATCAAGCACGTGCTGGGGATCTGGGTGCAGTCCACCGAGGGCGCCAAGTTCTGGGCCGGGGTCTGCGCCGAGCTGGCCAACCGGGGCGTCAAGGACGTGCTGATCGTGTGTTGCGACGGGCTGACCGGGCTACCCGAGGCGATCGAGGCGACCTGGCCGCGGACGACCGTCCAAACGTGTGTGGTCCACCTGATCCGGGCCTCGATGCGGTTCGTGTCCTACACCGACCGGCGGGCTGTCGTGGCCCAGCTCAAGACGATCTACACCGCCCCGACCGTGGACGCCGCCGAGACGGCGCTGTTGACGTTCGCCGAGACCGATCTGGCCCGCCGCTACCCGGCCTGCCTGCGGACCTGGCAGGACGCCTGGGACCGGTTCATCCCGTTCCTGGCGTTCCCATGGCCGGTCCGCAAGATCATCTACACCACGAACGCGATCGAGTCGTTGAACTACCAGCTCCGCAAGATCATCAAGAACCGCGGGCACTTCCCCAACGACGACGCAGTGGTCAAGCTGCTGTGGCTGGCCATCCGCGATATCGAGGACAAACGCGCCCGGGACCGGGCCGCGGAGAAGGGCAAACGAGTCGGACGCACCGCCGAGGGCCGGCTCGTCGAGGGCCAGGTCACCACCGGTTGGAAACCCGCGCTCGGTGCACTGGCCATCCAATACCCCGACCGCATCACCCCCAGGATCAGCTGA
- a CDS encoding IS110 family transposase, with the protein MTGRFTGHHAFMLKLHLQVIDQLTAAIEELSSQIEVVIEPFRGQLRLLITIPGVSEQIAVVIIAETGADMSKFPTAGHLASWAGICPGHHQSAQVNQKARTRPGNSYLKGALGQAAMSSMQVHDTFLQDRHHRLKPRIGGLKTIVALEHSILRSIWHMLVSNQPYRELGAGYHQRRHPQNVLRRITRQAQELGYAAHFEPLPKTA; encoded by the coding sequence ATGACCGGCCGGTTCACCGGCCACCACGCGTTCATGCTCAAACTGCATCTACAGGTCATCGATCAGTTGACCGCGGCGATCGAGGAACTGAGCAGCCAGATCGAGGTGGTGATCGAACCCTTTCGCGGCCAGCTCCGACTCCTGATCACCATCCCCGGGGTCAGCGAACAGATCGCGGTCGTCATCATCGCCGAGACCGGTGCGGACATGAGCAAGTTCCCCACCGCCGGACACCTGGCGTCCTGGGCCGGCATCTGTCCGGGCCACCATCAATCCGCCCAGGTCAACCAGAAAGCCAGGACCAGACCCGGGAACTCCTACCTCAAAGGCGCGCTGGGCCAGGCCGCCATGTCCAGCATGCAAGTCCACGACACGTTCCTGCAGGACCGTCATCACCGCCTCAAACCACGCATCGGTGGACTGAAGACCATCGTCGCGCTCGAGCACAGCATCCTGCGCTCGATCTGGCACATGCTGGTCAGCAACCAGCCCTACCGCGAACTCGGCGCCGGATACCACCAGCGACGCCACCCCCAGAACGTCCTTCGCCGGATCACCCGCCAAGCCCAAGAACTGGGCTACGCCGCCCACTTCGAACCCCTCCCGAAGACCGCCTGA
- a CDS encoding VOC family protein: MPTNLRLEIFPADLNATVRFYVDLLGFSLVEDRRADPLPYLSLVRDGVRLGAVTVPGGSPAHRHPPTGAEIVLEVDYLHAERDRIARAGWPIEEDITLRPWGLKDFRVLDPDGYYLRFTTHGR, from the coding sequence GTGCCGACCAACCTCCGCCTCGAGATCTTCCCGGCCGATCTGAACGCCACGGTGCGTTTCTACGTCGATCTGCTCGGGTTCTCGCTCGTCGAGGATCGTCGCGCCGACCCGCTGCCGTACCTGAGCCTGGTGCGAGACGGCGTCCGGTTGGGCGCGGTGACGGTGCCCGGCGGTTCGCCCGCGCACCGGCACCCGCCCACCGGCGCCGAGATCGTCCTGGAGGTCGACTACCTGCACGCCGAGCGGGACCGGATCGCCCGCGCGGGGTGGCCGATCGAGGAGGACATCACCCTGCGCCCCTGGGGGCTGAAGGACTTCCGGGTCCTGGACCCCGACGGCTACTACCTGCGCTTCACCACGCACGGCCGCTGA
- a CDS encoding ACT domain-containing protein — MSFVLRVVLPDRPGTLGAVATALGEVGADILAMDVVERSPDLAVDDIVVALPSGRQPDSLITAAEGVEGVHVESVRPDPGIAARHKEWELVEAIAADPKQAVQTLARMLPLVLRAGWAMVVRTPANGGPGSAELLAGGGGVPDLTAVTPGWSPIDKAVVLDPEAPWVPQDWKTVGTEMAAAPLWDPETTVIVGRPGGPAIRDSEVARLGHLAGLTSVVTGRSPLAILD, encoded by the coding sequence ATGTCGTTTGTTCTTCGCGTTGTCCTGCCGGACCGTCCGGGCACGTTGGGGGCGGTGGCCACCGCCCTGGGCGAGGTCGGCGCGGACATCCTGGCGATGGACGTCGTCGAGCGCTCGCCGGACCTGGCCGTGGACGACATCGTGGTGGCTCTACCGTCCGGCCGCCAGCCGGACTCGCTGATCACCGCGGCCGAGGGCGTGGAGGGCGTGCACGTCGAGTCGGTGCGCCCGGACCCCGGCATCGCGGCCCGGCACAAGGAGTGGGAGCTGGTGGAGGCCATCGCGGCCGACCCCAAGCAGGCCGTGCAGACCCTGGCCCGGATGCTGCCGCTGGTGCTGCGGGCCGGCTGGGCGATGGTCGTGCGGACCCCGGCCAACGGCGGACCCGGCTCGGCCGAGCTGCTCGCCGGAGGCGGTGGCGTGCCTGACCTGACTGCGGTGACCCCCGGCTGGTCGCCGATCGACAAGGCCGTCGTGCTCGACCCGGAGGCGCCGTGGGTGCCCCAGGACTGGAAGACCGTCGGCACCGAGATGGCCGCCGCGCCGCTGTGGGACCCGGAGACGACGGTGATCGTCGGCCGGCCGGGCGGGCCGGCCATCCGGGATTCCGAGGTCGCCCGGCTCGGGCACCTGGCCGGGTTGACCTCCGTGGTGACCGGGCGATCCCCGCTGGCGATCCTGGACTAG
- the gatC gene encoding Asp-tRNA(Asn)/Glu-tRNA(Gln) amidotransferase subunit GatC: protein MNCVGRPVTRPTLTRDDVAHLAHLARLELTEQELDTYVGQLSVILDSVATVSAVAGDSEVEPTSHAVPLTNVYRDDVVRPGLSREDALASAPAAEDGRFRVPQILGEEQ from the coding sequence ATGAACTGTGTCGGGAGACCCGTGACCAGACCCACCTTGACCAGGGACGATGTCGCCCACCTCGCGCATCTGGCCCGGTTGGAGCTGACCGAGCAGGAGCTGGACACCTACGTCGGCCAGCTGTCGGTGATCCTGGACTCGGTGGCGACCGTGAGCGCGGTGGCCGGTGACTCCGAGGTCGAGCCGACCAGCCACGCCGTGCCGCTGACCAACGTCTACCGGGACGACGTGGTGCGACCCGGGCTGAGCCGGGAGGACGCGCTGGCCAGCGCCCCGGCGGCCGAGGACGGCCGGTTCCGGGTTCCGCAGATCCTGGGGGAGGAGCAGTGA